In Amyelois transitella isolate CPQ chromosome 13, ilAmyTran1.1, whole genome shotgun sequence, a genomic segment contains:
- the LOC106136089 gene encoding uncharacterized protein LOC106136089, giving the protein MVEDNKMEKIMVGSIKPPVGYSIIDGDSWKKYKQIFNLYLVATGLEKQEDERKIAVFLSCAGDEMLDVYNGLGVIKSWKALEENLDNHFGTKNNTVANSYKFFNLRQEEEEKVDRFVTRLRNAAKICDFKEEKRLIRDMLTIGVKDVSLKERLLWEADLTLEKAINLCQAAENSKKQIKEMENNAKEISFMKESSAKKDHRQKMFHCNRCGRQHEYRNCPAYGKKCALCSTFNHFAVMCRYKNKKEEKPPGTTKQLHKKVQGVKESNNSEDSSSEEFGPYSEKVSSQY; this is encoded by the exons ATGGTGGAAGACaacaaaatggaaaaaataatggtaGGATCCATAAAGCCGCCTGTGGGATATTCAATAATTGATGGAGACTCATGGAAAAAGTATAAGCAGATATTCAACCTATATTTAGTAGCAACAGGCTTGGAAAAACAAGAGGATGAAAGGAAAATTGCAGTTTTCCTATCATGCGCGGGAGACGAGATGCTGGATGTATACAATGGATTAGGAGTGATAAAGAGTTGGAAGGCATTAGAGGAAAATCTGGACAATCACTTTGGTACCAAAAATAACACAGTGGCCAATAGttacaaatttttcaatttaaggCAAGAGGAAGAGGAAAAAGTAGATCGTTTTGTTACAAGGCTTAGGAATGCAGCTAAGATCTGTgattttaaagaagaaaagagaTTGATAAGAGATATGTTAACAATAGGAGTAAAAGACGTTAGTCTCAAGGAAAGATTATTATGGGAAGCAGATTTAACATTAGAAAAGGCGATAAATTTATGTCAAGCAGcagaaaatagcaaaaaacaaataaaggaGATGGAGAATAATGCGAAGGAAATAAGTTTCATGAAGGAAAGTTCGGCTAAAAAGGATCATCGGCAGAAGATGTTTCATTGTAATAGATGTGGAAGACAACATGAATATAGAAATTGTCCTGCGTATGGAAAGAAGTGTGCTTTGTGTTCAACATTCAATCATTTTGCGGTAATGTGtcgatacaaaaataaaaaagaagaaaaaccaCCAGGCACAACAAAACAGTTACATAAAAAAGTACAAGGAGTGAAGGAGTCAAATAATAGTGAGGACAGTAGTAGTGAGGAATTCGGACCATATTCA GAAAAGGTGTCTTCACAGTATTAG